A genomic segment from Nicotiana tabacum cultivar K326 chromosome 9, ASM71507v2, whole genome shotgun sequence encodes:
- the LOC107813886 gene encoding RAF-like serine/threonine-protein kinase 20 gives MDSPTMTNPGSLCSSNDDTPRVKFLCSFSGSILPRPQDGKLRYVGGETRIVSVPRDISFEELMAKMREIFEGAMVLKYQQPDEDLDALVSVVNDDDVVNMMEEYDKLGSGDGFTRLRIFLFSHPDQDGSLHFCDGDERDNERRYVDALNSLNESPEYRTAQHNEFQITGPLDDLHVAEQCFNQMNLDGSLHNLRSNDAHMPQINLRHLTIPHMGFAQPQQSVNQRYNEMEAPWSPAYYSPRQPGHLDPRPISDFPNSPSSSRYYSPYPEFQEKSFDRMPEEYSRLQVNHPSLYDHQPQYTDNVLLFPNGPVPDKAGFPGNILHGANTFEGNSICEHCRMTFQRNQPHPDSSWKPGEHSHFDMVNGFHQVANPCAECPPKREMFPVTADANLHHSYYPIEQNDPRCRQSETHSHERGWSVQHQPNARVEDPQIHASGASRLTDHYVVENAASISLSHSNLIDGHQVLAQGLNYEDLRHIRTGRDPVSQVYHDQVVATGSQIHLPSMDDRGVRYGNLPYAYGPDATYQVPQANMPAHSLWRNVQSPSHGGPSYEVANPPQLVNGSASPGFVRGIMENSPRLQAGMENQNSWLDSSQKRMGFDGFSVPEYSYVPAQNMISNAHTVGNQSVHTVEAIQTPGGMHTFATLEDPSLKSDSEPFLGDRPASLNRSGTKLTADMCVSEKESFIRQEVEQLCPSVLVEDSNMCSGTPSEALMDKNPNTPVSLGSTCPESAVKEGGSADTETNPKDRLACLPDQISSVEKVELQSVKGVKAEVQENADSIHEHDTAAKVANENDAELADGHGGLEFDSDDNVNNSKIEPTKAEEEAIEKGLQTIKNEDLEEIRELGSGTYGSVYHGKWKGSDVAIKRIKASCFAGRPSERERLIADFWREALTLSSLHHPNVVSFYGVVRDGPDGSLATVTEFMVNGSLKQFLQKKDRTIDRRKRLIIAMDTAFGMEYLHGKNIVHFDLKCENLLVNMRDPHRPVCKIGDLGLSKVKQHTLVSGGVRGTLPWMAPELLSGKTKVTEKIDVYSFGIVMWELLTGDEPYADMHCASIIGGIVNNTLRPQIPTWCDPEWKALMESCWAPEPAERPSFSEISQKLRTMAAAMNLK, from the exons ATGGATAGCCCCACAATGACCAACCCTGGCTCACTTTGTAGTTCTAACGATGACACGCCACGTGTGAAGTTCTTGTGTAGTTTTTCGGGCAGTATATTGCCGAGGCCTCAGGATGGGAAGCTTCGGTATGTGGGCGGTGAGACAAGGATAGTGAGTGTTCCACGCGATATTTCTTTTGAGGAACTCATGGCGAAAATGAGGGAGATCTTTGAGGGGGCAATGGTATTAAAGTATCAGCAGCCTGATGAGGATCTTGATGCTCTTGTCTCGGTAGTGAATGATGATGATGTGGTCAATATGATGGAGGAATATGATAAGTTGGGTTCTGGTGACGGATTTACTAGGCTCAGGATCTTTCTGTTTTCTCACCCTGATCAAGATGGATCGTTGCATTTCTGTGATGGGGATGAGAGGGATAATGAGAGAAGGTATGTGGATGCTTTGAATAGTCTTAATGAATCCCCGGAATACAGAACGGCACAACATAATGAATTTCAGATTACAGGTCCATTAGATGATCTCCACGTTGCGGAGCAGTGCTTTAATCAGATGAATCTTGATGGTAGCCTCCATAATCTGAGGAGTAACGATGCACATATGCCTCAGATCAACTTGCGTCACCTTACAATTCCACATATGGGTTTTGCTCAGCCCCAACAATCggttaatcagaggtataatgaaATGGAGGCCCCGTGGAGTCCAGCATACTATTCTCCTAGGCAGCCGGGACACCTTGATCCACGGCCAATATCAGATTTTCCAAATTCTCCTTCATCATCGCGGTACTATTCTCCCTACCCAGAGTTCCAAGAGAAAAGTTTTGATAGAATGCCTGAAGAGTACAGTCGTCTTCAGGTCAATCATCCATCCCTATATGATCATCAACCTCAATATACGGATAACGTACTATTATTTCCGAATGGACCTGTACCAGACAAGGCTGGCTTTCCAGGAAACATCCTTCACGGTGCTAACACATTTGAGGGGAACAGTATCTGTGAGCATTGCCGAATGACTTTTCAGCGCAATCAACCTCACCCCGATTCCTCTTGGAAGCCTGGAGAACATTCTCATTTCGATATGGTAAATGGATTCCACCAGGTTGCAAATCCTTGTGCTGAGTGCCCACCAAAAAGAGAAATGTTTCCGGTGACTGCCGATGCCAATTTGCACCACTCATACTACCCCATCGAACAAAATGATCCTCGTTGCCGTCAGAGTGAGACTCATAGTCATGAAAGAGGGTGGAGCGTGCAGCATCAACCAAATGCTCGAGTTGAGGACCCACAGATCCATGCGTCTGGAGCTAGTAGGTTGACAGATCACTATGTTGTGGAAAATGCTGCCAGTATATCACTTTCCCATAGCAATTTAATTGACGGGCATCAGGTCCTTGCACAAGGTCTCAATTATGAAGACCTTCGTCACATTCGAACTGGACGGGATCCTGTTAGCCAGGTATATCATGATCAGGTGGTAGCCACAGGATCTCAGATTCATCTTCCCTCCATGGATGATCGTGGAGTTCGATATGGAAATCTACCTTATGCTTACGGACCAGATGCAACCTACCAGGTTCCTCAAGCAAACATGCCTGCACATTCTTTGTGGAGGAATGTTCAAAGCCCAAGTCACGGAGGTCCTTCATACGAGGTTGCTAATCCACCACAGTTGGTCAATGGTTCTGCTAGTCCTGGATTTGTCAGGGGTATAATGGAAAATAGTCCTAGGTTGCAAGCTGGGATGGAGAACCAAAATTCTTGGCTTGATTCTTCACAGAAAAGGATGGGATTTGATGGTTTTTCCGTGCCTGAATATTCTTATGTaccagcccaaaacatgatatcAAATGCTCACACTGTGGGAAATCAGTCCGTGCATACTGTGGAAGCTATTCAGACCCCAGGTGGCATGCACACTTTTGCAACTCTGGAGGATCCGTCGTTAAAATCTGATTCAGAACCATTCCTTGGTGATAGGCCGGCTTCGTTGAATAGGTCTGGAACAAAGTTAACTGCTGATATGTGTGTCAGCGAGAAGGAGAGttttattcgccaggaagttgaACAGCTATGTCCTTCAGTGTTGGTGGAAGACTCTAATATGTGCAGCGGGACTCCGTCAGAAGCATTAATGGACAAAAATCCAAATACCCCTGTATCTCTTGGGTCCACTTGCCCAGAAAGTGCTGTAAAAGAAGGTGGTTCTGCCGATACTGAGACTAACCCAAAGGATCGGTTGGCTTGCTTACCTGATCAGATTTCTTCTGTGGAAAAGGTAGAATTACAAAGTGTTAAGGGTGTAAAAGCTGAAGTCCAAGAAAATGCTGATTCCATTCATGAGCATGACACTGCGGCTAAAGTGGCGAATGAGAACGATGCAGAGTTAGCT GATGGCCATGGGGGCTTGGAATTTGATTCTGACGACAATGTTAACAATTCCAAGATTGAGCCGACAAAGGCTGAGGAAGAAGCTATTGAGAAGGGATTGCAG ACAATCAAGAATGAAGATCTCGAGGAAATCCGGGAGTTGGGTTCTGGGACATATGGATCAGTTTATCACGGAAAGTGGAAGGGGTCAGATGTCGCTATAAAGAGAATCAAAGCCAGCTGCTTCGCAGGAAGGCCATCTGAAAGAGAACGTTTG ATTGCAGATTTCTGGAGGGAAGCTCTGACATTAAGTTCACTGCACCATCCAAATGTTGTTTCTTTTTACGGTGTAGTCCGTGATGGCCCTGATGGATCTTTAGCAACTGTTACAGAATTCATGGTCAATGGATCGTTGAAGCAGTTTTTACAGAAAAAGGACAG GACTATTGATCGTCGTAAAAGGCTTATCATTGCCATGGATACTGCTTTTGGAATGGAGTATCTGCATGGGAAAAACATTGTTCACTTTGatcttaaatgtgaaaatctgttgGTGAATATGCGGGATCCACATCGACCTGTCTGCAAG ATTGGTGATCTTGGCCTATCAAAGGTGAAACAGCACACTTTAGTCTCAGGAGGTGTTCGTGGCACTTTACCCTGGATGGCACCTGAGCTTCTAAGTGGAAAAACTAAGGTGACAGAGAAG ATTGATGTTTACTCTTTTGGAATTGTTATGTGGGAGTTGCTTACTGGTGATGAACCATATGCAGATATGCATTGTGCTTCAATAATAG GAGGAATTGTTAACAATACACTGCGTCCACAAATTCCAACATGGTGTGATCCCGAATGGAAAGCGCTGATGGAGAGTTGTTGGGCCCCTGAGCCGGCAGAGAGGCCATCATTCtcagaaatctctcaaaaattGAGAACTATGGCAGCGGCAATGAACCTGAAATAA